In Zingiber officinale cultivar Zhangliang chromosome 8B, Zo_v1.1, whole genome shotgun sequence, a single genomic region encodes these proteins:
- the LOC122017869 gene encoding dicer-like protein 4 has translation MEEEKSMARSSCPSSRWRCCCQSWVDPMEEEALYRPHEGSLLSEMEPQSRSQEAKLVSFCKEIIVARSTIEDDSIVGHELFLANRSREAESIGFSKEMTATNKTRACQDLPAEMHQIGDQGTGTAKSRLLMICAANSWKHPSFILCEEGPEQQKRFSCKIILEVDTITITILECFSESQPHEQEAEEQAAEGALWFLNRLGHT, from the exons ATGgaagaggagaaatcgatggcgAGAAGCTCCTGCCCTTCCTCGCGGTGGCGGTGCTGCTGCCAGAGCTGGGTCGATCCAATGGAAGAGGAG GCTCTTTATCGCCCACATGAAGGAAGCTTGCTCTCCGAAATGGAGCCCCAGAGTAGAAGCCAAGAAGCCAAATTAGTTAGCTTTTGTAAGGAGATTATTGTAGCCAGAAGTACCATTGAAGATGATTCGATTGTGGGACATGAACTTTTTCTAGCAAACAGGAGTCGAGAAGCAGAATCGATCGGTTTTTCCAAGGAGATGACTGCAACCAATAAAACAAGGGCATGCCAAGACCTGCCAGCAGAAATGCATCAAATTG GAGATCAGGGTACAGGAACTGCGAAATCACGGCTGCTTATGATCTGTGCTGCAAATTCCTGGAAACACCCATCATTTATTTTGTGCGAGGAAGGACCTGAACAACAAAAAAG ATTCTCGTGTAAGATCATTCTGGAGGTAGATACAATCACAATCACTATTTTGGAGTGCTTCAGTGAATCACAACCTCATGAACAAGAGGCCGAAGAGCAAGCCGCAGAAGGAGCACTATGGTTTCTCAATCGCTTGGGACATACTTAA
- the LOC122017868 gene encoding protein RAE1-like: protein MASFGSLGVAAAGNANPNKSMEVVPAPSDSVSSLSFSPKGNYLVATSWDNQVRCWEILAGSSQPKASISHDHPVLCSTWKDDGTTVFSGGCDKIVKMWPLMSGGQPTTVAAHDAPIKDIAWIQQMNLLVTGSWDKTLRYWDTRQAQPVHSQQLPERCYSLSVQYPLMVVGTADRQIQIFNLQNPQTVFKTITSPLKYQTRCLSAFPDQQGFLVGSIEGRVGVHHLDDAQQSKNFTFKCHREGNEIYSVNSMNFHPVHHTFATAGSDGAFNFWDKDSKQRLKAMSRCPYPIPCSTFNHDGSIFAYAVCYDWSKGAENHNPATAKTYIYLHNPQESEVKAKPRLGTGSRK from the exons ATGGCGAGCTTTGGTAGCTTGGGTGTTGCTGCAGCTGGAAATGCAAACCCTAACAAGTCTATGGAG GTTGTTCCTGCTCCAAGTGACTCCGTTTCTAGCCTTAGTTTCAGCCCAAAGGGAAATTACCTTGTTGCCACATCCTGGGATAATCAG GTTAGGTGCTGGGAAATTTTGGCCGGTAGTAGTCAACCAAAAGCTTCAATATCACATGATCATCCG GTTTTGTGCTCTACTTGGAAGGATGATGGGACAACAGTTTTTTCAGGAGGCTGTGATAAAATAGTAAAGATGTGGCCTTTGATGTCTGGTGGACAACCTACAACTGTTGCTGCACATGATGCACCGATTAAAGATATTGCCTGGATACAACAAATGAATCTCCTGGTTACAGGGAGCTGGGACAAGACACTCAG GTACTGGGATACTCGACAAGCGCAGCCTGTCCATAGTCAGCAGCTTCCTGAACGATGCTATTCTCTGTCAGTGCAGTACCCTTTGATGGTTGTTGGCACTGCAGATCGacagattcaaatttttaacttgCAAAACCCTCAG ACAGTGTTCAAGACAATCACATCGCCTTTGAAGTACCAGACAAGATGCCTTTCTGCATTCCCTGATCAGCAAGGGTTTCTG GTGGGATCAATAGAAGGGAGAGTTGGCGTGCACCATCTTGACGATGCACAACAAAGCAAAAATTTCACATTCAAGTGCCACAGAGAAGGCAACGAAATATATTCTGTGAACTCAATGAACTTCCATCCT GTTCATCATACATTTGCCACTGCTGGGTCTGATGGCGCATTTAATTTCTGGGACAAGGACAGCAAACAAAGACTGAAG GCAATGAGTAGGTGCCCATATCCCATTCCATGCAGCACTTTCAACCATGATGGTTCAATTTTTGCTTATGCT GTCTGCTACGACTGGAGCAAAGGTGCTGAAAACCACAATCCAGCTACGGCAAAAACATACATCTACCTTCACAATCCACAG GAATCTGAAGTGAAAGCAAAACCACGCCTTGGAACTGGAAGCCGAAAGTGA